From the Pedobacter cryoconitis genome, one window contains:
- a CDS encoding aldo/keto reductase: MIQKRKLGTSDISIAPLVFGTNVFGWTTDDQMTFKLLDHFTANGFNAIDTADVYSAWVDGLEGGESEKAIGRWLKKSNKRSQIVLATKVGAELSPAKKGLSKAYIISAVEGSLNRLQTDYIDLYQSHYDDLNTPVEETLEAYDTLIKAGKIRIIGASNFTPERLTASLEISKAKGLPQYQTFQPEYNLFDRADFEKNIKPVTTASEISVINYFSLASGFLTGKYRKVEDLQNSKRSGFVEKYMTGRGFRILNALDEVSSKYNTNPASVAIAWLLANPAITAPIASATNIGQLDDLIRATQLNLDQESVALLNIASEL, from the coding sequence ATGATACAAAAAAGAAAACTAGGTACCTCCGATATAAGTATTGCACCTTTAGTATTTGGAACTAATGTATTTGGCTGGACTACCGATGATCAGATGACGTTCAAATTGCTGGATCATTTTACGGCCAATGGTTTCAACGCAATTGATACCGCAGATGTTTATTCCGCATGGGTTGATGGTTTAGAAGGTGGCGAATCGGAAAAAGCAATTGGGAGATGGTTAAAAAAATCGAATAAAAGAAGCCAGATTGTATTGGCTACCAAAGTTGGTGCAGAACTAAGCCCTGCTAAAAAAGGATTAAGTAAAGCTTATATTATTTCGGCTGTGGAAGGTTCCCTGAACCGTTTGCAAACGGACTATATTGATCTGTATCAATCTCACTATGATGACCTTAATACACCGGTTGAAGAAACACTGGAAGCTTATGATACCCTCATTAAAGCGGGTAAGATCCGGATCATTGGAGCTTCAAATTTTACACCAGAACGGTTAACTGCTTCCCTGGAAATCAGTAAAGCAAAGGGTTTACCTCAGTATCAGACTTTTCAACCGGAATATAACCTCTTTGACCGGGCAGATTTTGAGAAAAATATTAAGCCGGTTACTACTGCCAGCGAGATCAGTGTAATTAACTACTTTTCATTGGCCAGTGGATTCCTGACCGGTAAATACAGAAAGGTAGAAGATTTACAGAACAGTAAAAGAAGCGGTTTTGTAGAGAAATATATGACCGGCAGAGGTTTCCGGATCTTAAATGCATTGGACGAAGTTTCTTCGAAATATAATACAAATCCGGCGTCAGTGGCTATCGCATGGTTGCTGGCAAATCCGGCAATCACAGCTCCAATTGCAAGTGCAACAAATATTGGACAATTAGACGATTTAATCAGAGCGACACAATTGAACCTGGATCAGGAATCGGTTGCGCTTTTAAATATAGCAAGTGAACTATAG
- a CDS encoding AraC family transcriptional regulator yields the protein MERFIQHEPLFIRHFTTSIWPYPVHNHNHFELMFIHRGSGYHELNGAMSPYRGKCMFLLAPADYHTLIIQEETQFSVLKFSNVYLDGAASESAKNEWNKLIDHLLVVSNAYDSCLVKSAGELDKIDHIMRMIVREWQERNTSNEVIFYLIRSVFALIKRNAFHQTIPGHLPDGNLFIGIMNHIHIHIHHPESLSLSTLSKQFNLSPNHLSTLFKRQMGISVKKYISDYKFKLIENRLKFGNSMIKEISNEFGFTDLSHFNKFLKNQGGINPKDIRKKSKAEPEY from the coding sequence TTGGAGCGATTTATTCAGCACGAGCCTCTTTTTATCAGGCATTTTACGACCAGCATATGGCCATACCCGGTACATAACCATAATCATTTTGAATTGATGTTTATCCACCGTGGAAGTGGCTACCATGAATTGAATGGGGCGATGAGCCCATACCGGGGAAAATGTATGTTTTTATTAGCGCCAGCTGATTATCACACTTTAATTATTCAGGAAGAAACGCAGTTCAGTGTTTTGAAATTCAGCAATGTTTATCTTGACGGTGCAGCCAGTGAATCTGCTAAAAATGAATGGAATAAGCTGATTGATCATTTACTTGTTGTCAGTAACGCTTATGATTCCTGCCTGGTAAAATCGGCCGGTGAACTTGATAAAATTGATCATATCATGCGGATGATCGTTAGAGAATGGCAGGAGAGAAACACATCAAATGAAGTTATCTTTTATCTGATCAGAAGTGTTTTTGCTTTGATTAAGCGAAATGCCTTCCATCAAACAATTCCCGGTCACCTGCCTGATGGAAACCTGTTTATTGGGATCATGAACCATATTCATATCCATATTCACCACCCGGAAAGCCTAAGCTTAAGTACTTTGTCTAAGCAATTTAATCTATCTCCAAATCATTTAAGCACTTTGTTTAAAAGGCAAATGGGTATTTCCGTTAAAAAATATATCAGCGATTATAAATTTAAGCTGATTGAGAACCGGTTGAAATTCGGAAATTCTATGATTAAAGAAATCAGCAATGAATTTGGGTTTACAGACCTGAGTCATTTTAATAAATTTCTGAAGAATCAGGGGGGCATTAATCCTAAAGACATCAGGAAAAAATCAAAGGCTGAGCCTGAATATTAA
- a CDS encoding MFS transporter, whose amino-acid sequence MTTEKSNLHPAIIPLMAVSAGVIVANIYYNQPILNEIGQALHVSESQIGKVSMLSQLGYGLGMFFLLPLGDKLNRKNLILLLCGLLILTLTLFAFSSTLTGICVLSFFVGLFSTPAQIILPMAATLGKHNRGKNVGQVFSGILVGILGARVLSGLITEWLGWRYVYGISAFMVLTMTILLKLYLPEVTPKFKGSYLSLLKSTLALVKEYRVLRQAALLGAFTFGVFCSFWTTLTFHLSSAPLNYHTGTIGLFGLIAIGGALVAPYFGKLADKGNVYNSLLLTVSMIIGSILLIKVFPYSIPVLIISVFFLDIGVQATQITNFTRIYSLHEDAHSRLNTIYMTTYFIGAAVGTYFGLLSWKLGQWGLSTSQMLLWSGIALLIVIISKRYK is encoded by the coding sequence ATGACAACAGAAAAATCAAACTTACACCCCGCAATTATCCCTTTAATGGCAGTCTCAGCTGGGGTTATTGTGGCAAATATTTATTATAATCAACCCATATTAAACGAAATCGGGCAAGCATTACATGTGAGCGAAAGTCAGATCGGAAAGGTTTCGATGCTTTCGCAACTGGGTTATGGCCTGGGCATGTTTTTTTTATTGCCGCTGGGCGATAAACTGAACCGGAAAAACCTGATCCTTCTGCTTTGCGGCCTGCTCATTCTGACACTGACCCTTTTCGCTTTTTCCTCCACATTAACGGGAATCTGTGTGCTTAGTTTTTTTGTGGGCCTTTTCTCTACGCCAGCACAAATCATCTTACCTATGGCTGCGACTTTGGGCAAACATAACCGGGGTAAAAATGTCGGACAGGTTTTTAGTGGGATACTGGTTGGTATTTTGGGAGCCAGGGTATTGAGCGGATTAATTACAGAATGGCTGGGATGGCGTTATGTATATGGCATTTCTGCGTTCATGGTCTTAACAATGACTATTTTACTAAAATTATATCTTCCAGAAGTCACTCCGAAATTTAAAGGAAGTTACCTGAGCCTGTTGAAATCTACCCTTGCCCTGGTTAAGGAATACCGTGTTTTAAGACAGGCAGCCTTATTAGGTGCTTTCACCTTTGGTGTATTTTGCTCATTCTGGACAACATTGACTTTCCATTTAAGCAGTGCGCCGCTGAATTACCACACCGGAACAATTGGTTTGTTTGGCCTGATTGCAATCGGCGGAGCTTTAGTTGCCCCCTACTTTGGTAAACTGGCCGATAAGGGTAATGTTTACAATTCTTTGCTGCTTACTGTTTCTATGATTATTGGCAGTATTTTACTCATCAAGGTCTTCCCCTATTCAATACCTGTTTTAATCATCAGCGTTTTCTTTCTGGATATTGGCGTTCAGGCGACACAAATTACCAACTTCACCCGTATTTACAGTTTGCATGAGGATGCGCATAGCCGGTTAAATACAATTTATATGACCACTTATTTCATTGGTGCAGCAGTAGGTACTTATTTTGGTTTGCTGAGCTGGAAATTAGGACAATGGGGACTTTCTACTTCTCAAATGTTGTTATGGAGCGGTATTGCTTTATTAATTGTCATCATTTCTAAACGCTATAAGTAA
- a CDS encoding metallophosphoesterase family protein produces the protein MSLIAIFSDVHGNLPALQTVLEDIEKRKADQVYCLGDLVDFAPWTNEVIETIRDLQIPCLLGNHDERIAFNHAVVPLTKHSQEETLARTAAINFTKNTIKEDCKAYLAGLPTQLKITFRLKEKPFSILLVHGSTRSNEEYIYEDHDLKDIRKMLDQEQADILVMGHTHESYIRTVSSEADDQMVINCGSAGRSKEGKPLACYLLITINEEGVQAELVKLAYPVEKVVKAIQESDIPDFYACFLEPV, from the coding sequence ATGAGCCTGATTGCCATATTTAGTGATGTGCATGGAAATTTACCAGCACTTCAAACTGTTTTGGAAGATATTGAGAAAAGAAAAGCAGATCAGGTCTATTGCCTGGGAGATCTGGTGGATTTTGCCCCCTGGACAAATGAAGTTATCGAAACCATCAGGGATCTGCAAATTCCCTGCTTGTTGGGTAACCATGATGAACGGATCGCTTTTAATCATGCTGTTGTCCCGCTAACAAAGCATAGCCAGGAAGAAACTTTGGCAAGAACAGCTGCTATCAATTTTACAAAAAACACCATTAAAGAGGATTGTAAAGCCTATTTGGCGGGACTCCCAACGCAGTTAAAAATTACTTTCAGGTTGAAAGAAAAGCCATTTAGTATTTTATTGGTGCATGGCAGTACCAGGAGTAATGAGGAATATATTTATGAGGATCATGACCTGAAAGATATTCGGAAAATGCTGGATCAGGAACAAGCAGATATATTGGTGATGGGACATACACATGAATCCTATATCAGAACGGTTTCTTCTGAAGCTGATGATCAAATGGTGATCAACTGTGGTTCTGCCGGCAGATCGAAAGAAGGAAAACCGCTGGCTTGTTATCTTTTGATAACTATCAATGAAGAGGGTGTTCAGGCAGAACTTGTTAAATTAGCTTATCCTGTAGAGAAAGTAGTGAAGGCGATTCAGGAAAGTGATATTCCTGATTTCTATGCCTGTTTTTTGGAACCCGTTTAA
- a CDS encoding helix-turn-helix domain-containing protein, whose amino-acid sequence MDSNSLISIISLIAVFVSVLLSFFLLTVPSERKLGNVLLAGFILLNAIDLSAWFIYGFTIQHPDLEIFRRSASWLINPVFYLYALSICFSDFRLKAKHLLHALPFIVYNLVMLPKVYLADFTAKIIFIEHYGDWPASKIMLLAGHLQFAGYFIGVFLVLRKYRKIYLENYADSRTITYKWLFQLTVVITIVHAIVMLKDILKFIVSTDVFNGAQIIVGINAVFILCWFVLKALYYPDLFRGINSKIQPADDLVLEDHSVREPDNGVLSLQDQENIQRIRDYMVQNEPYLEPALTIQDLADQINMPVKDLSILINNHLDQHFFDFVNAYRIEKAMKILRDPARAKLTILEILYEIGFNSKSSFNTSFKKHTDLTPTEYRKKYIH is encoded by the coding sequence ATGGATAGTAACAGTTTGATAAGTATTATAAGCCTGATTGCAGTATTTGTTTCCGTGCTTTTATCTTTTTTTCTTCTCACGGTACCTAGTGAAAGAAAATTGGGAAACGTGTTGCTGGCCGGTTTTATTTTACTGAATGCAATTGATCTGAGTGCATGGTTTATTTATGGGTTCACCATACAACATCCTGATCTGGAGATATTCAGACGATCTGCTTCCTGGTTGATCAATCCTGTTTTTTATCTATATGCTTTATCTATTTGCTTTTCTGATTTCAGGTTAAAAGCCAAACATCTGCTGCATGCTCTTCCTTTTATAGTTTATAACCTGGTTATGCTGCCTAAGGTTTACCTGGCTGATTTTACTGCAAAAATAATTTTCATTGAACATTATGGAGATTGGCCAGCTTCAAAAATCATGTTACTGGCAGGGCATTTACAATTTGCAGGCTATTTTATTGGTGTTTTCCTGGTGTTAAGAAAATATAGAAAGATTTATCTGGAAAATTATGCAGATAGCAGGACGATCACTTATAAATGGTTATTTCAGCTTACGGTGGTGATCACGATTGTACATGCGATTGTGATGCTGAAGGATATTTTAAAGTTTATCGTCAGTACGGATGTTTTTAATGGTGCACAAATTATTGTTGGAATCAATGCGGTGTTCATCTTATGCTGGTTTGTATTGAAGGCGTTATATTATCCGGATCTTTTTAGAGGGATAAATTCCAAAATTCAGCCTGCTGATGATTTAGTTCTGGAAGATCATTCAGTCAGAGAACCGGATAATGGAGTTTTAAGTTTACAAGATCAGGAAAATATTCAGCGGATCAGAGATTATATGGTTCAGAACGAGCCTTATCTTGAACCTGCGCTGACGATACAAGATCTCGCTGATCAGATAAATATGCCTGTAAAGGATTTGTCTATCCTGATTAATAATCATCTGGATCAGCATTTCTTTGATTTTGTAAATGCGTACAGGATTGAAAAGGCAATGAAAATCCTGAGAGACCCGGCCAGAGCAAAACTGACCATTCTTGAAATTTTATATGAGATAGGGTTTAATTCCAAATCATCTTTTAATACTTCGTTTAAAAAACATACGGATCTGACGCCTACTGAATACCGCAAAAAGTATATACATTAG
- a CDS encoding MFS transporter, which translates to MDSFFKEWAPDWLIRLTIFLVLMPGLLVFALYFSNIPEAGGYYGIEPADVQFSIVIMYAALVSFFPVDDRFFKYLKPKPYFITATLINIALYYICGITRDPDILMICRFLQGLSCSMLCNFCLNLIFYKLPQQRARALGYGVFYGVIQASIPVCAIFCSWILYRYEFNHLFYLLIFMQIPGVVLMLLIVKNIRIRKKFPLYQLDWVSYVFFAFILCSIGYILVYGQQLNWFSAQKIRLLSLAVIISAGLFSYRQLHLKRPLIQLRLLRSANFRNGLLLLALYYICKGTTGFTYTFAQQILGLDPIHLIPFWGVNIAGIVLGMAIAVRFVLLKSEAKILWITGFLSLLIFHLLMYFLFSANAEEKQLYLPLFIQGFGTGWLMVPLVVFLVSAAPLSMVGATPFIGIVSRFLGLSAGIAIGNYFQLYYKSIHFNDFRQYVTALNPLYTEKMNDLQSGVSYSGNSVGNTQGTAAVLLNKSIANQVFLRSAMDYYSLMILVISVIIILIIFLPGVKQVLLVFRSKVLPY; encoded by the coding sequence ATGGATAGTTTTTTTAAAGAGTGGGCCCCGGACTGGCTGATCAGGTTAACTATCTTTTTGGTTTTGATGCCTGGTCTGCTCGTTTTTGCGCTTTACTTCAGCAATATTCCGGAGGCTGGTGGTTATTATGGAATAGAACCTGCCGATGTTCAGTTTTCTATTGTCATCATGTATGCCGCATTGGTTAGCTTTTTTCCTGTCGATGACCGGTTTTTTAAGTATTTAAAACCAAAGCCTTATTTTATTACAGCCACATTGATCAATATAGCGCTCTATTATATTTGTGGAATAACGCGTGACCCGGATATACTGATGATCTGTCGTTTTCTTCAGGGTTTATCCTGTAGCATGTTATGTAACTTTTGTTTGAATCTTATCTTTTATAAGTTGCCGCAACAACGGGCAAGAGCATTGGGATATGGCGTTTTTTATGGTGTAATACAAGCCTCTATTCCTGTCTGTGCCATTTTTTGCAGTTGGATACTCTATCGCTACGAATTCAATCATTTATTCTATCTGTTGATATTTATGCAAATTCCAGGAGTGGTATTGATGCTATTGATTGTGAAAAATATCAGGATCAGAAAGAAGTTCCCACTTTATCAATTAGACTGGGTGAGTTATGTTTTTTTTGCATTTATACTCTGTTCTATAGGCTATATCCTGGTATATGGTCAGCAGCTGAACTGGTTTTCTGCTCAGAAGATAAGGCTGTTATCATTGGCGGTTATTATTTCTGCCGGCCTGTTTAGCTACCGGCAATTGCATTTGAAGCGCCCTTTGATCCAGCTTAGATTGCTTCGGTCCGCGAATTTCCGAAATGGATTATTACTGCTTGCTTTATATTATATCTGTAAAGGGACAACAGGCTTTACTTATACTTTTGCACAGCAGATTTTAGGATTAGATCCTATACATCTTATTCCATTCTGGGGGGTAAATATTGCTGGAATAGTGCTGGGAATGGCTATTGCAGTCCGGTTTGTACTACTCAAAAGTGAGGCTAAAATATTATGGATTACAGGCTTTCTTTCTTTGCTGATTTTTCATCTTTTAATGTATTTTCTTTTTTCAGCAAATGCAGAAGAAAAACAATTGTATCTGCCTCTTTTCATACAAGGATTTGGGACAGGCTGGCTAATGGTTCCTCTTGTTGTATTCCTGGTTTCAGCAGCACCGCTTTCTATGGTTGGAGCTACACCATTTATAGGTATAGTCAGCAGATTTCTTGGTTTATCTGCCGGTATTGCAATCGGTAATTATTTCCAGCTATATTATAAAAGCATACATTTTAATGATTTCCGTCAATATGTAACGGCATTAAATCCATTATATACAGAAAAAATGAACGACTTGCAGTCAGGAGTAAGTTATAGTGGAAATAGTGTGGGAAATACGCAGGGAACCGCTGCTGTATTACTGAATAAATCTATTGCAAATCAGGTATTTCTAAGATCTGCTATGGATTACTATTCTTTAATGATCCTGGTGATTAGTGTAATCATAATTCTGATCATTTTTTTACCAGGGGTTAAGCAGGTACTGCTGGTTTTCAGGAGCAAAGTATTGCCGTATTAA
- a CDS encoding HlyD family secretion protein — protein MQTHNYYNPDSIWRMRRLSLSFNTINYLKQQEDYKMENKANRTDQLIAFITKCSAVILLLGLMLWGGKYLWDGYHYEETNDAQIEEYVNPVSTRVNGYIKKVNFEENQQVNKGDTLVIIDNNEYQIQQQEAEASLANAEAEINVLQSSTAVLENTAKVTQSQISAAKAKLTRQEQEYTRYQHLLAGQSATQQQFDNVKASFEIAESEYQTALGNYQASLSKVKEAQSRKASIQTEIKKRDAVLGLKRLNVNYTVILAPYQGRVGKKNIQDGQLVQAGQVLTFIVNQDAGKWVIANFKETQTGKFKLNQPALITVDAYPGATFHGVIESQSPATGSRFSLLPPDNATGNFVKTIQRIPVRIRLTDTSEKIALLKAGMNANVSINH, from the coding sequence ATGCAGACACACAATTATTACAATCCAGATTCGATCTGGAGGATGCGAAGGTTATCGCTATCCTTCAATACTATCAATTACTTAAAACAGCAGGAAGATTATAAAATGGAAAATAAAGCCAATCGTACCGATCAGTTGATCGCTTTTATTACAAAATGTTCGGCAGTTATCCTGCTTTTGGGACTGATGTTATGGGGAGGAAAGTATCTCTGGGATGGATACCATTACGAAGAAACAAATGATGCACAAATTGAAGAATATGTAAATCCAGTGAGTACACGGGTAAATGGTTATATCAAAAAAGTCAATTTTGAAGAGAACCAGCAAGTTAACAAAGGGGATACATTGGTTATCATTGATAACAATGAATATCAAATTCAACAACAAGAAGCAGAAGCCTCGCTGGCAAATGCAGAAGCTGAAATTAATGTATTGCAAAGCAGCACAGCAGTCCTTGAAAATACAGCAAAGGTAACACAATCACAAATCAGTGCGGCGAAAGCTAAACTGACCAGGCAGGAACAGGAATATACCCGTTATCAGCACTTATTAGCTGGTCAATCAGCTACACAGCAGCAATTCGATAATGTGAAAGCATCCTTCGAAATAGCTGAATCTGAATATCAGACTGCTCTGGGCAATTACCAGGCCTCACTTTCAAAAGTGAAAGAAGCACAATCCCGGAAAGCATCAATACAAACAGAGATCAAAAAAAGAGATGCAGTGCTGGGGCTGAAAAGATTGAATGTCAATTACACGGTGATTTTAGCTCCCTATCAAGGCAGAGTAGGGAAAAAGAACATTCAGGATGGGCAATTGGTTCAGGCAGGGCAGGTGCTTACGTTTATTGTAAATCAGGATGCTGGTAAATGGGTAATTGCTAATTTTAAAGAAACCCAGACCGGGAAATTCAAACTGAACCAGCCTGCTTTGATTACGGTGGATGCTTATCCGGGGGCTACTTTTCATGGAGTTATCGAATCGCAGTCTCCCGCTACAGGTTCCCGTTTTTCATTATTGCCACCCGACAATGCCACAGGGAATTTTGTGAAAACCATTCAACGTATTCCTGTTCGCATCCGGCTGACTGATACCTCCGAAAAAATCGCGCTGTTAAAAGCCGGAATGAATGCTAATGTTTCTATTAACCATTAA
- a CDS encoding TolC family protein, giving the protein MKQQEIKVGYSVFCILLLLPGPCVFGQTPEHEPVKLTLNQAWDRASAYNKEVAAQQITTRQQAEEFNDAKTKRLPALQAGTGYNRLTAMTAFEDGLSKPKKIHLTPDNVNLDASASVILYQGKQLNNYVKEKEQAKYLSVTQQKQQLAEVKVKVATTYYSVQRNEQFRNLLLANLKEEEKRQQQMKVLFKNGVVLRSDLLRAELQISRQNMKLIEVNNTILLAENELKLLLGIPQVQALTLTDPIVMPQLQKEESLASLISEAQTEGYEIKIATQRTHIAFFKQKQVQAAFMPKVELLANYSYAYPDNVFYPTIKRVYGLGSAGVRITMPLSALYQNKHKSAIAQLESGKQKILLADQEDKTGQLTMNVYIRYNEGLKRVEIAEENIKLATENYRIVSAGYFNQLALLTDLLDADTQLLQSRFDLEDAKVIAILQYYQLLKTAGRL; this is encoded by the coding sequence ATGAAACAACAGGAAATTAAGGTTGGTTATTCGGTCTTCTGTATCTTACTTTTGTTACCGGGCCCTTGTGTATTTGGTCAGACCCCTGAACATGAGCCTGTAAAGCTTACGCTGAACCAGGCCTGGGACAGAGCTTCAGCATATAATAAGGAAGTTGCAGCACAACAAATAACAACCAGGCAACAGGCCGAAGAGTTTAACGATGCCAAAACCAAAAGGTTGCCTGCTTTACAAGCCGGTACAGGTTATAATCGTTTGACAGCTATGACAGCCTTTGAAGATGGGCTTTCTAAGCCAAAGAAGATCCATCTTACCCCGGATAATGTTAATCTGGATGCCAGTGCATCTGTGATCTTATACCAGGGAAAGCAACTCAATAACTACGTGAAAGAAAAGGAACAGGCCAAATACTTGTCTGTTACACAGCAAAAGCAACAATTAGCGGAGGTGAAGGTAAAAGTAGCAACTACCTATTATAGTGTACAGCGAAATGAACAATTCCGAAACTTGCTTTTAGCCAATTTAAAAGAAGAAGAAAAGAGGCAGCAGCAAATGAAAGTGCTGTTTAAAAACGGGGTCGTTTTGCGGAGTGATTTGTTAAGAGCAGAATTGCAGATTTCCAGGCAGAATATGAAGCTGATCGAGGTTAACAATACCATTCTGCTTGCTGAAAATGAATTGAAATTGTTATTGGGAATACCACAGGTGCAAGCACTCACTTTAACAGATCCTATTGTAATGCCTCAATTGCAAAAGGAAGAAAGTTTAGCGTCTTTGATCAGTGAAGCACAAACTGAAGGTTATGAAATCAAGATTGCTACACAAAGAACACATATTGCTTTTTTCAAGCAGAAGCAGGTTCAGGCTGCTTTTATGCCTAAAGTTGAGCTGCTGGCAAATTACAGCTACGCTTATCCTGACAATGTTTTTTATCCGACAATCAAAAGGGTATATGGCCTGGGCTCTGCCGGAGTCAGAATAACAATGCCACTGTCAGCATTATATCAGAATAAGCACAAGTCGGCGATTGCACAACTTGAATCAGGTAAACAAAAGATTTTGCTTGCCGATCAGGAAGATAAAACAGGTCAGCTGACTATGAATGTATATATCAGATACAATGAAGGCTTAAAAAGGGTAGAGATCGCAGAAGAAAACATTAAACTGGCTACAGAAAATTACCGGATTGTTAGTGCAGGTTATTTTAATCAACTGGCCTTATTAACCGATCTGCTTGATGCAGACACACAATTATTACAATCCAGATTCGATCTGGAGGATGCGAAGGTTATCGCTATCCTTCAATACTATCAATTACTTAAAACAGCAGGAAGATTATAA
- a CDS encoding nuclear transport factor 2 family protein, with amino-acid sequence MIDYKSRLKEMFSAVLENSVYNEKLIHQYFSQNYVQHVDGKTLHFDGFNQHMKTLKKDMPEIKIDIKTLVQEGNTVFSNHVVSKKTASDMKIQVIGEFRFEGDQICYCDELTYLISGDPKDRDLGSRI; translated from the coding sequence ATGATAGATTATAAATCGCGTTTAAAAGAGATGTTTTCAGCAGTGCTTGAAAACTCTGTTTACAATGAAAAACTTATTCATCAGTATTTCAGTCAAAATTATGTGCAGCATGTAGATGGTAAGACACTGCATTTTGATGGTTTCAATCAACATATGAAAACACTGAAAAAAGATATGCCTGAAATTAAAATTGATATCAAAACATTAGTACAGGAAGGCAATACAGTTTTCTCTAATCATGTGGTCAGTAAAAAAACTGCCAGCGATATGAAAATACAGGTTATCGGGGAATTCCGTTTTGAAGGGGATCAAATATGTTATTGTGATGAACTGACCTATTTAATTAGCGGAGATCCGAAAGACAGAGATCTGGGCTCCAGAATTTAA
- a CDS encoding N-acetyltransferase, which translates to MDQKVITKFKVATEDAIAELLYLTRTIALEKYAHLVNEEVMEDYIFRHYNDKQIIDEMNSFGNQWLVVYVEGQAAGYAFVTTQGKRPALLEDKKAVCIADFCILKEYLSGEAKQSLLNKCLAISKGYESLWLTEQIDSPLISFFEAHGLQTIAEQNNFIHPDIRMNYMIKEN; encoded by the coding sequence ATGGATCAAAAAGTTATCACAAAGTTCAAAGTAGCAACTGAGGATGCGATTGCTGAATTATTATACCTGACCAGGACTATCGCTTTAGAAAAATATGCGCATTTAGTAAATGAAGAGGTGATGGAAGATTATATTTTCCGTCATTATAATGATAAACAAATTATTGATGAAATGAATAGCTTTGGTAACCAGTGGCTGGTTGTTTATGTAGAGGGACAGGCTGCCGGATATGCATTTGTGACTACTCAGGGCAAAAGGCCAGCATTACTGGAAGATAAAAAAGCAGTCTGTATCGCTGATTTTTGTATTCTAAAGGAATATTTATCCGGTGAGGCTAAACAATCTTTACTCAATAAATGCTTAGCTATAAGCAAGGGCTATGAATCATTGTGGCTGACAGAACAAATTGATAGTCCATTAATATCTTTTTTTGAAGCCCATGGGCTCCAGACTATAGCAGAACAAAATAATTTTATTCATCCGGATATCAGGATGAATTATATGATCAAAGAGAATTAG